A genomic stretch from Candidatus Amarolinea dominans includes:
- a CDS encoding dihydroorotate dehydrogenase-like protein has translation MDLSTTYMGLKLRNPIVPSASPLSRSIDSIRHMEDMGAGAVVMYSLFEEQIVHESLALDHFISYGSNSYAEALSYFPTAHEFNLGPNEYLEHLFRAKQAVNIPIIASLNGVSLGGWIDYARLMEQAGADGLELNLYFLATNPEMSAQAVEQDYVDVLKAVKATVRIPVAMKLSPFFSAFPNFARRLDEAGANALVMFNRFYQPELDVEALEVVPHIVLSTPDESRVPIRWAAILYGRIKASMAITSGIHAPENVLQAIMAGADVTNVCSLLLKSSIAKIDWLLKSVTWWMEEHEYESIEQMKGSLSQRSVAEPGAFERANYMKALTNYKV, from the coding sequence ATGGACCTCTCAACTACTTACATGGGGCTGAAACTGCGCAATCCCATCGTGCCTTCGGCGTCACCGCTGTCGAGGAGCATTGACAGTATCCGCCACATGGAAGACATGGGCGCCGGCGCCGTGGTCATGTACTCTCTGTTCGAAGAACAGATCGTACATGAGTCGCTTGCGCTCGATCATTTCATCTCCTACGGCAGTAACTCCTACGCCGAGGCGCTTAGCTACTTCCCCACCGCACACGAGTTCAACCTCGGGCCCAACGAATACCTGGAACATCTCTTCCGGGCCAAACAGGCCGTCAACATTCCGATCATCGCCAGCCTGAATGGCGTCAGCCTGGGCGGTTGGATTGATTACGCCCGCCTGATGGAACAGGCGGGCGCGGACGGACTGGAGTTGAATCTCTACTTCCTGGCGACCAACCCTGAGATGAGTGCGCAGGCCGTGGAGCAGGATTATGTTGATGTGCTCAAGGCGGTCAAGGCCACAGTCAGGATACCGGTGGCCATGAAACTCAGTCCGTTCTTCAGCGCCTTCCCCAACTTTGCCCGCCGCCTGGACGAGGCCGGCGCCAACGCCCTGGTGATGTTCAACCGCTTCTACCAGCCTGAACTCGATGTCGAAGCCCTGGAAGTGGTGCCGCACATCGTGCTCAGCACACCGGACGAATCGCGAGTGCCCATTCGCTGGGCCGCGATCCTGTATGGTCGCATCAAGGCTTCCATGGCGATCACCAGTGGTATCCACGCGCCGGAAAATGTGTTGCAGGCGATCATGGCCGGTGCAGATGTGACTAACGTCTGCTCACTGCTGCTGAAGTCGAGCATTGCCAAGATTGACTGGCTGCTGAAGAGCGTTACCTGGTGGATGGAAGAGCACGAGTATGAATCCATCGAACAGATGAAGGGCAGCCTGAGCCAGCGTTCGGTCGCGGAGCCGGGCGCGTTCGAGCGAGCCAATTACATGAAGGCGCTGACGAACTACAAGGTGTAA
- a CDS encoding DUF1211 domain-containing protein, producing the protein MTKGRMEAFSDGVLAIIITIMVLELKVPHDATPNALIPLIPVVLSYVLSFVFVGIYWNNHHHLLQAIRHVDGAVLWANLHLLFWLSLIPFVTAWMGENQFAPWPVALYGVVLLFASIAYYILARALIAAHGTDSVLATALGRDVKGKVSVVAYAAAIPLALASSWLAFGLFVLVAIMWLVPDRRIEKTLTGT; encoded by the coding sequence ATGACGAAGGGCCGGATGGAAGCCTTCAGCGATGGGGTGCTTGCCATTATCATCACGATCATGGTGTTGGAATTGAAGGTGCCGCACGACGCGACGCCGAATGCGCTGATTCCACTCATTCCCGTGGTTCTGAGCTATGTCCTCAGTTTTGTTTTTGTCGGTATCTACTGGAACAACCATCATCATCTGCTGCAGGCGATCAGGCATGTGGACGGGGCGGTTCTGTGGGCGAACTTGCACCTGCTGTTCTGGCTGTCGCTGATTCCCTTCGTCACCGCGTGGATGGGCGAAAACCAGTTTGCCCCCTGGCCCGTGGCTTTGTATGGTGTGGTCCTCCTATTTGCTTCCATCGCCTATTACATCCTGGCCCGCGCTCTCATCGCCGCGCATGGCACGGATTCCGTGCTGGCAACCGCGCTCGGTCGAGACGTCAAGGGTAAGGTGTCGGTGGTCGCCTATGCCGCGGCCATTCCGCTGGCGCTTGCCAGCTCCTGGTTGGCTTTCGGGCTATTCGTCCTGGTGGCCATCATGTGGCTCGTGCCCGACCGCCGTATCGAGAAAACGTTGACTGGTACATGA
- a CDS encoding tyrosine-type recombinase/integrase: protein MVKRCAQAAGLDPDQYSEHSLRAGFATTAGEKGVEERDIQRQTGHKSVQVLRGYIRHGSLFKRNAAAQVGL, encoded by the coding sequence GTGGTCAAGCGTTGTGCCCAGGCGGCCGGACTCGACCCCGACCAGTACAGCGAGCACAGCCTCCGCGCCGGCTTCGCCACCACCGCCGGCGAGAAGGGTGTCGAGGAACGCGACATCCAGCGCCAGACCGGCCACAAATCCGTGCAGGTCCTACGCGGCTACATTCGACACGGCTCACTCTTCAAGCGCAACGCCGCGGCCCAGGTCGGCCTGTGA
- a CDS encoding tetratricopeptide repeat protein → MRRAIGFYEGALAISREIGDRRGEGNHLGNLGGAYWALGETRRGIEFATQALAISREIGDRRGEGNDLANLGIAYKRLGNLNQAHDCWRQALAIFEAIESPHAATVRAWLAADDSAPAAD, encoded by the coding sequence GTGCGGCGGGCGATCGGGTTCTACGAGGGGGCGCTGGCGATCAGCCGGGAGATCGGCGACCGCCGCGGCGAGGGGAATCATCTCGGCAACCTGGGCGGGGCCTATTGGGCTTTGGGCGAGACGCGGCGGGGGATCGAGTTCGCCACGCAAGCCCTGGCGATCAGCCGGGAGATCGGCGACCGCCGCGGCGAGGGGAATGATCTGGCGAACCTGGGAATTGCCTACAAGCGGCTTGGCAACCTGAACCAGGCGCACGACTGCTGGCGACAGGCCCTCGCCATCTTCGAAGCCATCGAATCCCCTCACGCCGCCACCGTGCGCGCGTGGCTGGCTGCGGATGACAGTGCGCCCGCGGCGGATTAG
- a CDS encoding aryl-sulfate sulfotransferase — MNPNLKLLLALALGLTAGLTLFSALASPGQEPLTLVYISPQPAAQFVSANAAIAIRQGEEIERASLLRAGLFQVTGAQSGAHPGRTILADDRQTVIFEPAQPFTPGETVAVTVHPGLQTQAGRAIQGVSFQFTISAMPPLAAHRPPDETAIAADPDLIAAPAPRSAVEQNPDATPRYVTVPADFPAITVTVPASEAAADGFVFITDFTGPGLPTAAPYVMMVDNQGEPVYYRKLPPNQAGTDFRKWPNGQLTFYDRSVGRFRILDSTYATVGYYYAKLRWTDQHDFELMPNGNQRYLVYDPQQIDMSQIVPGGFPTATVYGLVVQELDPSRNILFEWRSWDHFAITDTNVSLTTPVIDYVHGNTVTSDLDGNILISGRHVDEVTKINRQTGAVMWRWGGKRNQFTFINDSRGFSHQHDIRVQPNGHYTLYDNGNHLNPEYSRALEYVLDEEHLTATLVWEYRNAPDTYGDSMGNAQRRPNGNTVIGWGSGLPTLTEVTADGVKAFELTMGPGHQSYRSYRFPWTGHPAWPPTLVATVADGRTHLHASWNGATEVALYRIYGGVTPRVVISLVGTQIKTSFETSTDITELLDDFCFFRVLPVDRQGHDMTYSNVVSTGSEACHSSYLPFLGQ; from the coding sequence ATGAACCCGAATCTGAAACTGTTGCTGGCGCTGGCCCTCGGCTTGACCGCCGGCCTGACGCTGTTCTCGGCCCTGGCCTCTCCTGGTCAGGAGCCATTGACCCTGGTTTACATCTCGCCTCAGCCTGCAGCTCAGTTTGTCTCGGCCAACGCGGCCATCGCCATTCGGCAGGGAGAGGAGATCGAGCGCGCCAGCCTGTTACGCGCCGGGCTGTTCCAGGTGACTGGCGCGCAGAGCGGCGCGCACCCTGGGCGCACGATTCTGGCCGACGATCGCCAGACCGTCATTTTCGAGCCTGCGCAGCCCTTTACGCCCGGTGAAACGGTGGCGGTGACGGTGCATCCTGGCTTGCAGACGCAGGCCGGCCGCGCCATCCAGGGTGTTTCGTTCCAATTCACCATCTCCGCCATGCCGCCGCTGGCCGCACACAGGCCGCCAGATGAAACCGCCATCGCCGCAGACCCTGACCTGATCGCCGCGCCCGCGCCGCGGTCAGCCGTCGAACAGAACCCGGACGCGACGCCCCGCTATGTGACCGTGCCGGCCGATTTTCCGGCCATCACGGTGACCGTGCCGGCCTCCGAGGCCGCGGCTGACGGTTTTGTCTTTATCACCGATTTCACCGGCCCCGGTTTGCCAACGGCCGCGCCCTATGTGATGATGGTAGACAACCAGGGCGAGCCTGTCTATTACCGGAAACTACCGCCCAACCAGGCCGGAACCGACTTCAGGAAGTGGCCCAACGGCCAGTTGACCTTCTACGACCGCAGCGTGGGGCGCTTCCGCATCCTGGATTCCACCTACGCCACCGTCGGCTACTATTATGCCAAGCTCCGCTGGACCGACCAGCATGACTTCGAGCTGATGCCAAACGGCAACCAGCGCTACCTTGTTTACGATCCGCAGCAAATTGACATGAGTCAGATTGTGCCCGGCGGCTTTCCTACCGCCACGGTCTATGGCCTGGTCGTGCAGGAGCTGGACCCGAGCCGCAACATCCTGTTCGAATGGCGCAGTTGGGACCACTTCGCCATCACCGACACCAACGTCAGCCTGACGACCCCGGTGATTGATTACGTTCACGGCAACACCGTGACCAGCGACCTGGACGGCAACATCTTGATTTCCGGCCGCCATGTGGACGAGGTGACCAAGATCAATCGCCAGACCGGCGCCGTCATGTGGCGCTGGGGCGGTAAGCGCAACCAGTTCACCTTCATCAACGACAGCCGCGGCTTTTCCCATCAACACGACATTCGCGTGCAGCCCAATGGGCACTACACCCTGTACGATAATGGCAACCACCTGAATCCCGAATACTCCCGCGCCCTGGAGTATGTGTTGGATGAAGAACACCTGACGGCCACGTTGGTCTGGGAATATCGCAACGCGCCAGACACCTACGGCGACAGCATGGGTAATGCTCAGCGCCGGCCCAACGGCAATACTGTGATCGGCTGGGGCAGCGGGCTGCCGACGTTGACCGAAGTGACAGCGGATGGGGTGAAGGCCTTCGAACTGACCATGGGCCCGGGGCATCAGAGCTACCGGTCTTACCGCTTTCCCTGGACAGGCCATCCCGCGTGGCCCCCAACCCTGGTTGCCACCGTCGCGGATGGCCGGACGCACTTGCACGCCAGTTGGAACGGCGCCACCGAAGTGGCCCTCTACCGCATCTACGGCGGCGTGACGCCGCGGGTCGTCATTTCTCTGGTGGGCACGCAGATCAAGACCAGTTTCGAGACGAGCACCGATATCACTGAGTTGCTTGACGACTTTTGCTTCTTTCGGGTCTTGCCCGTGGATCGGCAGGGTCATGACATGACCTATTCCAACGTGGTTTCCACGGGAAGTGAAGCGTGCCACTCGTCGTATCTTCCCTTCCTGGGACAGTAA
- a CDS encoding Uma2 family endonuclease — MVPRKAPKAEIYYPESDGKPMGETDWHMTVIMYLREALRYVFRADERVYIAADMLFYYVEGRPRVFKVPDVFVVKGVARHSRRIYKLWEEQAAPCVIFEISSRDTREEDVGSKQVLYEQLGVKEYFLFDPLGEYLDPRLQGLRLSGRFYTPIPSAADGALISDELGLILRPEEEMLRLVDPSTGRAIPTTAEAMAQAQAEALRAQAEARRAQAEARRAQTEAQRAQTEAQRAQTEAQRAQTEAQRAQIEAQRADRAEAELARVQAELALLRAQAQGE, encoded by the coding sequence ATGGTTCCCCGCAAAGCACCCAAAGCCGAAATCTACTATCCCGAATCGGATGGAAAACCTATGGGCGAGACCGACTGGCACATGACCGTGATCATGTATCTGCGCGAGGCGCTGCGCTATGTCTTTCGCGCCGACGAGCGGGTCTACATTGCTGCGGACATGCTCTTCTACTACGTGGAAGGCAGGCCGCGCGTCTTCAAGGTGCCCGATGTGTTCGTGGTGAAAGGCGTTGCCCGGCATTCGCGGCGCATCTACAAGCTGTGGGAAGAGCAGGCTGCGCCATGCGTCATCTTCGAGATCTCGTCACGCGACACCCGCGAAGAAGATGTGGGATCGAAGCAGGTGTTGTACGAGCAATTGGGGGTCAAGGAGTATTTTCTTTTCGATCCGCTGGGGGAGTACCTGGACCCACGCTTGCAGGGGCTTCGCCTGAGCGGGCGTTTTTACACGCCGATTCCATCAGCTGCGGACGGCGCCCTGATCAGCGACGAGCTGGGGCTGATCCTGCGCCCAGAAGAAGAGATGCTGCGCCTCGTGGACCCATCCACGGGCCGCGCGATTCCGACCACCGCCGAAGCGATGGCCCAAGCCCAGGCCGAGGCGCTGCGAGCACAGGCTGAGGCGCGGCGGGCACAGGCTGAGGCGCGGCGGGCGCAAACTGAAGCCCAGCGGGCGCAAACTGAAGCCCAGCGGGCGCAAACTGAAGCCCAGCGAGCGCAAACTGAAGCCCAGCGGGCGCAGATCGAAGCCCAGCGGGCTGATCGGGCGGAAGCGGAGCTGGCCCGTGTCCAGGCAGAACTGGCCCTCCTGCGGGCGCAAGCGCAGGGCGAATAA
- a CDS encoding TIR domain-containing protein, whose protein sequence is MLRTAGSGLSQAELAVVGNVIGRFLGQPTVAQALLDLGLAGAPLDVPALAARWNDAGGPADLVNIRFDFGWGLLAFQQGLSAALIAEASRPDSPLANQVVVNRLVTLQGQVQQLFDLLQQPPPSAAPSATPPASAAPVSTSPASQRPAPVPSPAPTGEYHSCFISYSSQDQHFADQLYSDLVAAGVTCWYAPEDMAIGDRIRKTIYTAIGRLDKLLIILSRHSIASDWVEGEVERAFERERQQKETVLFPIRLDDDVMQTDQAWAGDIRRIRHIGDFTHWNEPTSYQHGLQRLLRDLRVDGNTPNTAEHGARDDTR, encoded by the coding sequence ATGCTGCGCACCGCAGGTTCGGGCCTCAGTCAGGCCGAGCTGGCGGTGGTCGGCAATGTTATCGGCCGCTTCCTGGGCCAGCCCACCGTTGCGCAGGCACTGCTCGACCTGGGCCTGGCCGGCGCGCCTCTCGATGTCCCGGCCCTGGCCGCGCGCTGGAACGATGCCGGCGGGCCTGCCGACCTGGTCAATATCCGTTTCGACTTCGGGTGGGGCTTGCTTGCCTTCCAGCAAGGTCTCAGTGCCGCTCTGATCGCCGAAGCCAGCCGGCCGGACAGTCCACTCGCCAACCAGGTTGTGGTCAACCGACTGGTGACCTTGCAAGGCCAGGTGCAGCAGCTCTTTGATCTACTCCAACAGCCACCGCCATCGGCGGCGCCCTCAGCGACGCCGCCCGCGTCTGCAGCGCCGGTGTCCACGTCACCCGCCAGTCAGCGCCCGGCGCCTGTCCCCAGCCCAGCACCCACCGGCGAGTATCATTCCTGCTTTATCAGCTATTCCAGCCAAGACCAGCATTTCGCCGATCAACTGTACAGCGACCTAGTGGCCGCCGGCGTCACCTGCTGGTACGCTCCGGAAGATATGGCCATAGGCGACCGCATCCGCAAAACCATCTATACCGCCATCGGGCGTCTTGACAAGCTCCTGATCATTCTGTCTCGCCATTCGATCGCCAGCGACTGGGTGGAAGGGGAAGTCGAGCGCGCCTTTGAACGCGAGCGCCAGCAGAAAGAGACGGTTCTCTTTCCGATCCGCCTTGATGATGACGTCATGCAGACCGACCAAGCCTGGGCCGGCGACATTCGACGCATTCGCCACATCGGCGATTTCACGCACTGGAACGAGCCGACCTCGTATCAGCACGGTCTGCAGCGGCTGCTGCGCGATCTGCGGGTAGATGGTAATACCCCAAACACGGCTGAACATGGGGCGCGAGATGACACGAGGTAA
- the nifJ gene encoding pyruvate:ferredoxin (flavodoxin) oxidoreductase yields the protein MREITTIDGNEAAAFIAHKTSEVIAIYPITPSSVMGEWADTWSAQEEKNIWGTVPLVVEMQSEGGAAGAVHGALQTGSLTTTFTASQGLLLMIPNMYKIAGELTSTVFHVAARSLAAQGLSIFGDHSDVMATRATGWALLCSGAAQEVMDLALIAHAATLEARVPFIHFFDGFRTSHEVTKIEKLDTDDIRAMIDDSLVAAHRARGLNPDHPFMRGTAQNPDVYFQGRETVNPFIQATPAIVQKQMDRFAELTGRQYHLFDYAGAPDAEKVIVVMGSGGETAETTANYLNARGARVGVVKVRLFRPFSALDLVAALPPTVKTIAVLDRTKEPGSAGEPLYQDVITALFETGRFVKVIGGRYGLGSKEFTPAQVKAVYDEMDKAAPKNHFTVGITDDVTHTSLVVDPTFDLEPASVVRCLFYGLGADGTVGANHNSIKIIGTETNNYAQGYFVYDSKKSGTVTVSHLRFGPDPIHMPFLVSSANFVACHQFNFLERYDVLEKAAPGATFLLNSPFGPEDVWDNLPREVQRTIIDKHLKFYVIDAYQVARETGMGVRINTIMQTCFFDISGVLPHDEAIAAIKNAIRNSYQKKGEAVVQQNFAAVDYTLEHLYQVTVPAQVTSTVARPPAVSAAAPAFVQGLTAMLMAGKGDSVPVSLMPADGTYPTGTSQWEKRSIAQEIPAWDEDVCIQCGKCALVCPHAAIRMKFYPQEQAAGAPDTFKTHKAIGKEFPDMLCTIQVAPDDCTGCGACVYICPAKNKKEPRFKAINMEAQLPLRDAERVNYEFFLDLPEIDRDLVKVDSVKGSQLLQPLFEYSGACAGCGETPYIKLLTQLFGDHLVVANATGCSSIYGGNLPTTPWSQNADGRGPAWSNSLFEDNAEFGLGMRLSLDKQAQFARELVEQLRDLIGPTLADELLTADQSQENGIRAQRARVVQLKSILAGSDLPQAVLLLGLSENLVKRSLWIVGGDGWAYDIGYGGLDHVLASGQNVNVLVLDTEVYSNTGGQSSKSTPRGAVAKFAAAGKRTPKKDLGMIAMTYGYIYVARVAMGANDAQTIKAFLEAEAYDGPSLIIAYSHCIAHGYDMRVGSDQQKAAVASGHWPLFRYNPADAAAGHNPLRLDSKAPSISFQDYAYKETRYNMLTASKPVEARQLMQQAQRDVTDRWRLYEQMASIKYEGDSTGNA from the coding sequence ATGCGCGAGATAACGACGATTGATGGCAATGAAGCTGCAGCCTTCATTGCGCACAAGACCAGTGAGGTCATTGCCATCTATCCCATCACCCCGTCCAGCGTGATGGGAGAATGGGCCGACACCTGGTCAGCCCAGGAGGAAAAGAATATCTGGGGCACCGTGCCTCTGGTCGTCGAGATGCAGAGCGAAGGCGGGGCGGCCGGCGCCGTGCATGGGGCTTTGCAGACAGGCTCGCTGACCACCACCTTCACGGCTTCGCAGGGTCTGCTGCTGATGATCCCCAACATGTACAAGATCGCCGGCGAGTTGACCTCGACGGTGTTCCATGTGGCCGCGCGCTCGTTGGCCGCGCAGGGCCTTTCCATTTTTGGCGATCACAGCGATGTGATGGCGACGCGTGCCACCGGCTGGGCGCTGTTGTGCAGCGGCGCCGCGCAAGAGGTGATGGACCTGGCGCTGATTGCCCATGCCGCCACGCTGGAAGCCAGGGTGCCGTTCATTCATTTCTTCGATGGCTTCCGCACCAGCCATGAAGTCACCAAGATCGAAAAGCTCGACACCGACGACATTCGGGCGATGATTGATGATTCCCTGGTCGCGGCGCACCGGGCGCGTGGTCTCAACCCTGACCATCCCTTCATGCGCGGCACCGCGCAGAACCCCGATGTCTACTTCCAGGGCCGCGAGACGGTCAACCCGTTCATCCAGGCTACACCGGCCATCGTGCAGAAACAGATGGATCGTTTTGCCGAGCTGACCGGCCGCCAGTACCATCTGTTCGACTATGCGGGCGCGCCCGATGCGGAGAAGGTCATCGTGGTGATGGGGTCAGGCGGCGAGACGGCCGAGACCACGGCCAACTACCTGAACGCACGTGGAGCCAGGGTGGGCGTGGTCAAAGTGCGCCTGTTCCGGCCCTTCAGCGCGCTTGATCTGGTGGCTGCACTGCCGCCGACGGTCAAGACGATTGCGGTGCTCGATCGCACCAAGGAGCCGGGCAGCGCGGGCGAACCGTTGTACCAGGATGTGATCACAGCCCTGTTCGAAACGGGCCGCTTCGTCAAGGTGATCGGTGGACGTTACGGCTTGGGCAGCAAGGAATTTACGCCGGCCCAGGTCAAGGCCGTTTATGATGAGATGGACAAGGCGGCGCCCAAGAATCATTTCACCGTGGGCATTACGGACGATGTGACCCACACCAGCCTGGTCGTTGACCCAACCTTTGATCTTGAGCCGGCCAGTGTGGTGCGCTGCCTCTTCTATGGCCTGGGCGCTGACGGCACCGTGGGCGCCAACCACAACAGTATCAAGATCATCGGCACCGAGACCAACAATTATGCGCAGGGCTATTTCGTCTATGATTCCAAGAAATCGGGCACGGTGACGGTCTCGCACCTGCGCTTTGGCCCGGATCCGATTCACATGCCGTTCCTGGTTTCCAGCGCCAATTTCGTGGCCTGCCATCAGTTCAACTTCCTGGAGCGCTACGATGTGCTGGAAAAGGCCGCTCCGGGCGCGACCTTCCTGCTCAACAGCCCGTTCGGCCCGGAGGATGTGTGGGACAATCTGCCGCGTGAAGTGCAGCGGACCATCATTGACAAGCACCTGAAGTTCTACGTCATTGATGCCTACCAGGTGGCCCGTGAGACCGGCATGGGTGTGCGCATCAACACCATCATGCAAACCTGCTTCTTCGACATCTCCGGCGTGCTGCCGCACGACGAGGCGATTGCAGCCATCAAGAACGCCATTCGCAACAGCTACCAGAAGAAGGGCGAGGCCGTTGTGCAGCAGAACTTCGCCGCGGTGGACTACACGCTGGAGCATTTGTACCAGGTGACGGTGCCTGCGCAGGTGACCAGCACCGTGGCCCGGCCGCCAGCGGTATCAGCCGCAGCGCCGGCATTCGTCCAGGGCCTGACAGCCATGCTGATGGCGGGCAAGGGGGACAGCGTGCCGGTCTCCTTGATGCCTGCGGATGGCACCTATCCCACGGGCACCTCGCAGTGGGAAAAGCGCAGTATTGCGCAAGAAATCCCGGCGTGGGATGAGGATGTCTGTATTCAGTGCGGCAAGTGCGCTCTGGTTTGCCCGCACGCGGCCATTCGCATGAAGTTCTACCCGCAGGAACAGGCCGCCGGCGCACCGGACACCTTCAAGACCCACAAGGCGATCGGCAAGGAGTTCCCGGACATGCTCTGCACGATCCAGGTGGCGCCGGATGACTGCACCGGCTGCGGCGCCTGTGTCTACATCTGCCCGGCCAAGAACAAGAAGGAGCCGCGCTTCAAGGCCATCAACATGGAGGCGCAGTTGCCGCTGCGTGATGCGGAGCGTGTCAACTACGAATTCTTCCTCGATCTGCCGGAGATTGACCGCGACCTGGTCAAAGTAGACTCGGTCAAGGGATCGCAGTTGTTGCAGCCGCTCTTCGAGTATTCGGGCGCCTGCGCCGGCTGCGGTGAGACGCCCTACATCAAGCTGCTCACCCAGTTGTTCGGCGATCACCTGGTGGTGGCCAATGCCACCGGCTGCTCGTCCATCTATGGCGGCAACCTGCCGACGACGCCCTGGTCGCAAAATGCAGACGGGCGCGGTCCGGCATGGTCGAACAGCCTGTTCGAGGACAACGCCGAGTTTGGCCTGGGCATGCGGCTGTCGCTGGACAAACAGGCGCAGTTTGCCCGCGAGTTGGTGGAGCAACTGCGCGACCTGATCGGCCCTACGTTGGCGGATGAGCTGTTGACGGCCGATCAGAGCCAGGAGAACGGCATCCGGGCGCAGCGGGCGCGGGTGGTACAGCTCAAGTCCATCCTGGCCGGCTCCGACCTGCCGCAGGCTGTCCTGTTGTTGGGTCTGTCTGAGAACCTGGTCAAACGCTCCCTGTGGATTGTGGGCGGCGATGGCTGGGCCTACGACATCGGCTACGGCGGTCTCGATCATGTTCTGGCCTCTGGTCAAAATGTCAACGTGTTGGTGCTCGACACCGAAGTCTACTCGAACACCGGCGGGCAAAGCTCCAAGTCCACGCCCCGTGGCGCGGTAGCCAAATTTGCAGCAGCCGGCAAGCGGACGCCGAAGAAGGACCTGGGCATGATTGCTATGACCTACGGCTACATCTACGTGGCGCGTGTGGCCATGGGCGCCAATGATGCGCAGACGATCAAGGCTTTCCTGGAGGCCGAAGCGTATGACGGCCCCAGCCTGATCATCGCCTACAGCCACTGCATTGCGCACGGCTACGATATGCGGGTGGGCAGTGATCAGCAGAAGGCGGCGGTTGCCAGTGGTCATTGGCCGCTCTTCCGTTACAATCCGGCCGACGCGGCCGCAGGACACAATCCCCTGCGCCTGGACTCGAAGGCGCCCTCGATCTCCTTCCAGGATTACGCCTACAAGGAAACGCGCTATAATATGCTCACCGCCTCCAAACCGGTTGAGGCGCGCCAGCTCATGCAGCAGGCCCAGCGCGATGTGACGGATCGCTGGCGCTTGTACGAGCAGATGGCCTCGATCAAGTATGAAGGTGACAGCACCGGAAACGCCTGA
- a CDS encoding radical SAM protein, whose translation MTILRLPLPGGQTTIINQRPESTTIMLDAQTMFTFDAAGRLHGAFVQGSTFRRSLANAILEKRPGPPAGLSSRQRRFLTPAEVQALEQRAYDTAAEVLAHIQDQGDASAGQAPAAILAALARVASCNYDKLEDEREVYERLYKPVTILPPDQYLALYLQATEGCAYDACSFCGFYRDRRFHVKTLAEFRAHMDAVRAFFGEALTLRRSIFLGDANALMIPQAALLPLLDAVNTEFVIAPPGLTGSALRAWKEAHPQHLQGIYSFVDAFSTRRKTVEDWRALAARGLRRAYIGLETGDPTLLRFLGKPNTPAEAQTLIAHLKEAGVAVGIIVLVGAGGQTYQEAHITATTRLINALPLDAHDLIYFSELMDYPTATYEAQATTAGLRLLAASEIEEQSRRLRAGLRFWRQPGAPKVSLYDIREFIY comes from the coding sequence ATGACGATTTTACGCCTGCCGCTGCCCGGCGGCCAGACAACCATCATCAATCAACGGCCAGAATCAACCACCATCATGCTGGACGCGCAAACGATGTTTACGTTCGACGCGGCCGGCCGTTTGCATGGGGCCTTCGTGCAAGGAAGCACCTTTCGCCGCAGCCTGGCCAATGCGATCCTGGAAAAACGCCCGGGCCCGCCCGCGGGACTATCGTCGCGCCAGCGTCGCTTTCTGACCCCTGCTGAGGTGCAGGCGCTGGAGCAGCGCGCGTATGACACCGCCGCGGAAGTGCTGGCGCATATCCAGGATCAGGGCGATGCTTCTGCAGGCCAGGCGCCGGCTGCAATCCTGGCCGCCCTGGCACGCGTCGCCTCCTGCAATTATGACAAGTTAGAAGATGAACGCGAGGTCTACGAACGTCTCTACAAGCCGGTGACGATCCTGCCGCCCGACCAATACCTGGCGCTCTATCTGCAAGCCACCGAGGGCTGCGCCTACGATGCGTGCAGCTTCTGCGGCTTCTACCGTGATCGGCGCTTCCACGTCAAGACGCTGGCGGAGTTCCGGGCGCACATGGACGCCGTACGCGCCTTCTTCGGCGAGGCCCTGACCCTGCGACGCTCCATTTTCTTGGGCGATGCCAATGCGCTGATGATTCCGCAGGCCGCTTTGTTGCCCCTGCTGGATGCGGTTAACACGGAATTCGTGATCGCGCCGCCGGGCTTGACAGGATCGGCCTTACGCGCCTGGAAAGAGGCCCATCCGCAGCATTTGCAGGGCATCTATTCCTTTGTAGATGCCTTTTCGACCCGGCGTAAGACCGTGGAGGACTGGCGCGCCCTGGCCGCGCGCGGTCTGCGGCGCGCCTATATCGGGCTGGAGACAGGCGATCCTACGCTGCTGCGCTTCCTGGGCAAGCCCAACACGCCTGCCGAAGCGCAAACCCTGATTGCCCACTTGAAAGAGGCCGGCGTGGCGGTAGGCATCATCGTGTTGGTCGGCGCCGGCGGCCAGACCTACCAAGAGGCGCACATCACCGCGACCACCCGGCTGATCAACGCGTTGCCGCTCGACGCGCACGATCTCATCTACTTTTCAGAGTTGATGGACTATCCGACTGCAACCTACGAGGCGCAAGCGACCACGGCCGGCCTGCGCCTGTTGGCGGCCAGCGAGATTGAGGAACAAAGTCGGCGTCTGCGCGCGGGCTTGCGCTTCTGGCGCCAGCCCGGCGCGCCCAAAGTGTCCCTGTACGACATCCGCGAGTTCATCTACTAA